Proteins from a single region of Candidatus Delongbacteria bacterium:
- a CDS encoding phosphoglycerate kinase has product MARLSVRELAVRGKRVLCRVDFNVPLDAQRQVSDNLRIRAALPTIRLLLDGGARLILMSHLGRPKGGPEEKYSLKPVQAELARLLERPVVLAPDCDSEATLALAKGLADGEVLLLENLRFHPGEEQNEPGFVARLARLGELYVNDAFGTAHRAHASTAGVPLALGGGAAGLLMERELRFLHDELDQPARPFVAVLGGAKVSGKIDVLTRLLDKVDCVIVGGGMIFTFYKALGLEIGRSLLEADKVELAGRILADYRARGVELLLPVDVRVAQAVEAGSPLGVHPADSLPADGIGVDIGPASEQAIRQRLATAGTVLWNGPMGVFEIADFAHGTRDLAEALGEVTARGGITVVGGGDSAAAVQAFGLEENFSHISTGGGASLELLEGRELPGVAALSPC; this is encoded by the coding sequence ATGGCCCGGTTGAGTGTGCGCGAACTGGCCGTGCGCGGCAAGCGCGTCCTGTGTCGCGTGGATTTCAATGTCCCGCTGGACGCCCAGCGCCAGGTGAGCGACAACCTGCGCATCCGCGCGGCCCTGCCCACCATCCGCCTGCTACTGGACGGCGGGGCGCGGCTGATCCTGATGAGCCACCTGGGCCGGCCCAAGGGCGGCCCGGAGGAGAAGTACAGCCTCAAGCCCGTCCAGGCCGAGCTGGCCCGGCTGCTGGAGCGCCCGGTGGTCCTGGCGCCCGACTGCGACTCCGAGGCGACCCTGGCCCTGGCCAAGGGTCTTGCGGACGGCGAGGTCCTGCTGCTGGAGAACCTGCGCTTCCACCCGGGAGAAGAGCAGAACGAGCCCGGCTTCGTGGCGCGGCTGGCGCGGCTGGGCGAACTCTACGTCAATGACGCCTTCGGCACGGCCCATCGCGCCCACGCCAGCACGGCGGGCGTGCCCCTGGCCCTGGGCGGCGGGGCGGCCGGCCTGCTGATGGAGCGCGAGCTGCGCTTCCTGCACGACGAGTTGGACCAGCCGGCCCGACCCTTCGTGGCCGTGCTGGGCGGGGCCAAGGTCTCGGGCAAGATCGACGTGCTCACCCGCCTGCTGGACAAGGTGGACTGCGTCATCGTGGGCGGCGGGATGATCTTCACCTTCTACAAGGCCCTGGGCCTGGAGATCGGGCGCAGCCTGCTGGAGGCCGACAAGGTCGAACTGGCTGGTCGGATCCTCGCCGACTACCGCGCCCGGGGCGTGGAGCTGCTCCTGCCCGTGGACGTGCGCGTGGCGCAGGCTGTCGAGGCCGGTTCGCCCCTGGGCGTCCACCCGGCGGACTCCCTGCCGGCGGACGGCATCGGCGTGGACATCGGGCCGGCCAGCGAACAGGCCATCCGCCAGCGTCTGGCCACGGCCGGAACCGTGCTCTGGAACGGGCCCATGGGCGTGTTCGAGATCGCGGATTTCGCCCATGGCACGCGCGACCTGGCGGAAGCCCTGGGCGAGGTGACGGCCCGGGGCGGGATCACGGTGGTGGGCGGCGGGGACAGCGCGGCGGCCGTCCAGGCCTTCGGGCTGGAGGAAAACTTCTCGCACATCTCCACCGGCGGCGGGGCGAGCCTGGAGCTGCTGGAAGGGCGGGAATTGCCCGGCGTAGCCGCCCTGAGCCCGTGCTGA
- the tpiA gene encoding triose-phosphate isomerase, protein MRKLLIAGNWKMHMLNHEAVGLARQLKVKLLGAHRVDVLVCPPFTALTAVAEILSDSDLHLGAQNLHDMRSGAYTGEVSGEMIRSAGGSWVLIGHSERRQLFGDSDAWTHRKLHAALEAGLRPVLCIGETLEERQAGRLETVLARQLEAGLAGLSPAAAGTLTLAYEPVWAIGTGVVATPAQAQEAHAVVRRIVGGLLGPEVAATRQILYGGSVKPDNARQLLEQPDIDGALVGGASLKADEFSAIVLAGEGVVK, encoded by the coding sequence ATGCGCAAGCTGCTCATCGCCGGCAACTGGAAAATGCACATGCTCAACCACGAGGCCGTGGGGCTGGCGCGCCAGCTCAAGGTCAAGTTGTTGGGTGCGCATCGCGTGGACGTGCTGGTCTGCCCGCCCTTCACGGCCTTGACCGCCGTGGCGGAGATCTTAAGCGATTCGGATCTCCACCTGGGCGCCCAGAACCTGCATGACATGCGCAGCGGCGCTTACACGGGCGAAGTCTCCGGCGAGATGATCCGCAGCGCGGGCGGGAGTTGGGTGCTCATCGGCCACAGCGAGCGCCGCCAGTTGTTTGGCGACTCCGATGCCTGGACCCATCGCAAGCTGCACGCCGCCTTGGAGGCCGGGTTGCGGCCGGTGTTGTGCATCGGCGAAACCCTGGAGGAGCGGCAGGCGGGCCGGTTGGAAACTGTGCTGGCGCGCCAGTTGGAAGCCGGGTTGGCCGGCCTCAGTCCGGCGGCGGCCGGCACCCTGACGCTGGCCTACGAGCCCGTCTGGGCCATCGGCACAGGCGTGGTGGCCACTCCCGCCCAGGCCCAGGAGGCCCACGCCGTGGTGCGGCGGATCGTCGGCGGCCTGCTGGGGCCGGAGGTCGCGGCCACGCGCCAGATCCTCTACGGCGGTTCGGTCAAGCCGGACAACGCGCGCCAATTGCTGGAGCAACCGGACATCGACGGCGCCCTGGTGGGGGGCGCCAGCTTGAAGGCGGATGAATTCAGCGCCATCGTCCTCGCGGGCGAAGGCGTGGTCAAATAG
- the secG gene encoding preprotein translocase subunit SecG yields MLLVTILVAMLLMVVILMQASKGGGLSATFGGGGEAMLSTRQAATLLHKVTIYLVAGFMFLCLLATLLSGRGTGEAQSVTSGVLQQQNAASGFNPSIPVLPPETPGTGDAEGK; encoded by the coding sequence GTGCTGCTGGTGACCATTCTGGTGGCCATGCTGCTGATGGTGGTCATTCTGATGCAGGCTTCCAAGGGTGGTGGTCTGTCCGCAACCTTCGGCGGCGGCGGCGAGGCCATGCTGTCCACGCGTCAGGCGGCCACGCTCCTGCACAAGGTCACCATCTATCTGGTGGCCGGTTTCATGTTCCTGTGCCTGCTAGCCACCCTGCTTTCGGGTCGCGGCACGGGAGAAGCCCAGTCGGTGACCTCCGGCGTCCTGCAGCAACAGAACGCGGCCAGCGGCTTCAATCCCAGCATTCCTGTGCTGCCGCCGGAGACTCCGGGAACCGGAGACGCCGAAGGCAAGTAG
- a CDS encoding tetratricopeptide repeat protein, translating to MARYMMIALLSFFVAGSVWAQTPDLDAKKKEIEKITQEMGVAGSPEEYDALKKKYDAAVAEYKQLKSKVQSENDQDVACKSAINACNTAFKEKDYATARTQALAALKTCPDNPKAQYMLGLSEKKLGNYPAALAALDKAARLEPNDTRALLEKARLLAGEMKRTKDAADVLDAMIAKHPKEAKPWFEKGKIFLEQKNFELAIPALEQAVNVEPGFSRGWVVLAQACVESHDCNKALSAVEQALKDKANKDISEVYFQQAAAANQCAQYDKALAASDACLANIGKLKQNKSYVQGGAHFEKGVAYSKKGQTPAALKAFQEAAGFLEWRQSANYEIDAIKKDQGN from the coding sequence ATGGCACGGTACATGATGATCGCGCTGCTGTCCTTCTTCGTCGCCGGATCGGTGTGGGCCCAGACCCCCGATCTGGATGCGAAGAAAAAGGAAATCGAGAAGATCACCCAGGAGATGGGCGTGGCGGGCAGCCCGGAGGAGTATGACGCGCTCAAGAAGAAGTACGACGCCGCCGTGGCGGAGTACAAGCAGCTCAAGTCCAAGGTCCAGAGCGAGAATGACCAGGACGTGGCCTGCAAGAGCGCCATCAACGCCTGCAACACGGCGTTCAAGGAAAAAGACTACGCCACTGCCCGGACCCAGGCCCTGGCGGCCCTGAAGACGTGTCCGGACAATCCCAAAGCGCAGTACATGCTGGGTTTGAGCGAGAAGAAGCTGGGCAACTATCCGGCGGCCCTGGCCGCGCTGGACAAGGCAGCCCGCCTGGAGCCCAACGACACGCGGGCCCTGCTGGAGAAGGCGCGTCTGCTGGCCGGTGAGATGAAGCGCACCAAGGACGCCGCGGACGTGCTGGATGCCATGATCGCCAAGCACCCCAAGGAAGCCAAGCCCTGGTTCGAGAAGGGCAAGATCTTCCTGGAGCAGAAGAACTTCGAGCTGGCCATTCCGGCCCTGGAGCAGGCGGTCAATGTGGAACCGGGCTTCTCCCGCGGGTGGGTCGTCCTGGCCCAGGCCTGCGTGGAATCCCACGACTGCAACAAGGCCCTGAGCGCCGTGGAGCAGGCCTTGAAGGACAAGGCCAACAAGGACATCTCCGAGGTGTACTTCCAGCAGGCCGCGGCGGCCAACCAGTGCGCCCAATACGACAAGGCCCTGGCCGCCTCCGACGCCTGTCTGGCCAACATCGGCAAGCTCAAGCAGAACAAGAGCTACGTCCAGGGCGGGGCCCACTTCGAAAAGGGCGTGGCCTACTCCAAAAAGGGCCAGACCCCGGCCGCGCTGAAGGCCTTCCAGGAGGCGGCCGGCTTCCTCGAGTGGCGCCAGAGTGCCAACTACGAGATCGACGCCATCAAAAAGGACCAGGGCAACTAG
- the rsxC gene encoding electron transport complex subunit RsxC → MARFRFGNKSFAGGVHPADHKSLTQELPLAVMPDPPLLLLPVQQHIGRPAVPRVTKGAWVREGELLADAPSAVSAVVRAPRAGFVQAVESGGTANGFPGTLIVLKPGLPPDEAAAAELAQPLRLEPLDPRTASIESVLERVREAGIVGQGGAAFPTAVKLLPPDGSTVELLILNGCECEPFLTRDYRLMLEEPARVLDGARLLARVLGVDQVVIGVEDNKPRAVEALEQALRAAGDGPRIRLLPLQTKYPQGAEKMLVEAATGRQVPPGGLPLNVGAVVQNVGTALAVLDAVVDGRVQTDAILTVSGRGVARPANLRVPVGTPVAEVLEHCGGLTAGAVRVIVGGPMMGVAQHDLAAPVTKACSGILALTAAELGPQGEVGHCLRCARCVEACPVHLMPSRLARLGELGRAEEAREQGIEVCMECGTCAFACPAGLPLVQWLRLGKQQVRHLSRSAS, encoded by the coding sequence ATGGCTAGGTTCAGGTTTGGAAATAAAAGCTTCGCAGGTGGCGTGCATCCAGCGGACCACAAGTCGCTCACTCAGGAGTTGCCGCTGGCCGTCATGCCGGATCCGCCCCTGCTGCTGCTGCCCGTGCAGCAACATATCGGCCGGCCCGCCGTGCCGCGGGTGACCAAAGGCGCCTGGGTCCGCGAGGGAGAACTCCTAGCGGATGCGCCCTCGGCGGTCAGCGCCGTGGTGCGGGCCCCCCGGGCCGGGTTCGTGCAGGCCGTGGAGTCGGGCGGCACAGCCAACGGTTTTCCGGGTACGCTGATCGTTCTCAAGCCGGGCCTGCCGCCGGACGAGGCCGCGGCGGCCGAATTGGCGCAGCCGCTTCGACTGGAACCTCTGGATCCGCGCACGGCCAGCATCGAATCCGTGCTGGAGCGCGTGCGCGAGGCCGGCATCGTCGGCCAGGGCGGCGCCGCCTTTCCCACCGCGGTCAAGCTGCTGCCGCCGGACGGTTCCACGGTGGAACTGCTGATCCTCAACGGCTGCGAATGCGAACCCTTTCTCACCCGCGACTACCGCCTGATGCTCGAGGAGCCGGCCCGCGTGCTGGACGGCGCCCGGCTGCTGGCCCGCGTGCTGGGCGTCGACCAAGTGGTGATCGGCGTGGAGGACAACAAACCCCGGGCGGTCGAGGCGCTGGAACAGGCCCTGCGCGCCGCCGGGGACGGGCCCCGGATCCGCCTGCTGCCCCTTCAGACCAAGTATCCGCAAGGGGCGGAGAAAATGCTGGTGGAGGCGGCCACGGGACGTCAGGTGCCGCCCGGCGGCCTGCCCCTGAACGTGGGCGCCGTGGTGCAGAACGTGGGCACGGCCCTGGCCGTGCTTGACGCCGTAGTGGACGGTCGCGTGCAGACGGACGCCATCCTGACGGTCAGTGGACGCGGCGTCGCCCGGCCGGCCAACCTGCGCGTGCCCGTAGGCACGCCTGTCGCCGAGGTGCTGGAGCACTGTGGTGGCCTGACGGCAGGGGCCGTGCGCGTGATCGTGGGCGGCCCCATGATGGGCGTGGCCCAGCACGATCTTGCAGCACCCGTGACCAAGGCCTGCTCGGGGATCCTGGCCCTGACGGCGGCCGAATTGGGCCCCCAGGGCGAGGTCGGCCACTGCCTGCGCTGTGCCCGCTGCGTGGAAGCCTGCCCCGTCCACCTGATGCCCAGCCGCCTGGCCCGCCTGGGCGAACTGGGCCGAGCCGAGGAGGCCCGCGAGCAGGGAATCGAGGTCTGCATGGAATGCGGCACCTGCGCCTTCGCCTGCCCCGCCGGCCTGCCGCTGGTGCAGTGGCTGCGGCTGGGCAAGCAGCAGGTCCGCCACTTAAGCCGGAGCGCCTCATGA
- a CDS encoding RnfABCDGE type electron transport complex subunit D: MSDATPGAGGRIPLTLVTSPHLHSYWTTSRLMWAVVLCLLPSLGAGLVFFGLRSLALVAAAILGAAGSEWAIQRWRKQPFSLWDGSAVLTGLLLALVLPPRLPLPMAVLGGVVSIGLGKAVYGGLGMNIFNPALVGRAFLQAAFPVAMTSWVANRLAVDTVSSATPLALVKFREPGLAAAELAPPLKALFLGTTPGSLGETSALALLLGGAVLLVLRIANWRIPLAMTLGALALGGGLWLADPVLWPHPLFHLLAGGFLLGALFMATDLATSPMTPGGMWIFGFGAGFLTVLIRLFGGLPEGVMYSILIMNSTVPLLNRWTRPRIFGAPR; this comes from the coding sequence ATGAGCGACGCCACTCCCGGAGCAGGCGGCCGGATCCCACTGACCCTGGTCACCTCGCCCCATCTCCACAGTTATTGGACCACTTCGCGCCTGATGTGGGCCGTCGTCCTCTGCCTGTTGCCCTCCCTGGGCGCCGGTCTGGTCTTTTTCGGCCTGCGCAGCCTGGCCCTGGTGGCGGCCGCCATCCTGGGCGCCGCCGGCTCCGAATGGGCCATCCAGCGCTGGCGCAAGCAGCCCTTCTCCCTTTGGGACGGATCCGCCGTGCTCACGGGCCTGCTGCTGGCCCTGGTGCTGCCGCCCCGGCTGCCCCTGCCCATGGCCGTGCTGGGCGGCGTGGTCTCCATCGGGTTGGGCAAGGCCGTCTACGGCGGGCTGGGCATGAACATCTTCAACCCGGCGCTGGTGGGACGGGCCTTTCTCCAGGCGGCCTTCCCGGTGGCCATGACCTCCTGGGTGGCCAACCGCCTGGCCGTGGACACCGTCAGTTCGGCCACGCCCCTGGCCCTGGTCAAATTCCGCGAACCGGGCCTGGCGGCGGCCGAATTGGCCCCGCCCCTGAAAGCTCTCTTCCTGGGCACCACCCCGGGCAGCCTGGGCGAGACCAGCGCCCTGGCCCTGCTATTGGGCGGCGCGGTCCTACTGGTCCTGCGGATCGCCAACTGGCGCATTCCTCTGGCCATGACCCTGGGCGCCCTGGCCCTGGGCGGCGGCCTTTGGCTGGCCGATCCCGTGCTCTGGCCGCATCCGCTCTTCCACCTGCTGGCGGGCGGCTTCCTGCTGGGCGCGCTCTTCATGGCCACGGATCTGGCCACCAGCCCCATGACTCCCGGCGGCATGTGGATCTTCGGGTTCGGGGCGGGCTTTCTCACCGTGCTGATCCGCCTCTTCGGCGGCCTGCCCGAGGGCGTGATGTATTCCATCCTGATCATGAACTCGACGGTCCCGCTGCTCAATCGCTGGACCCGGCCGCGCATTTTCGGAGCGCCGCGATGA
- a CDS encoding FMN-binding protein produces the protein MKTTLHMLATLLAVGLLAGASLALVSGWAQPIITENETRAKLAAVMDVVPGGASSKTLAELAPGAPAELDAYQVLDAQGQVLGWAVVGEGTGFADKIRLIVGLSPDLSQTVGLKVLKDNETPGLGTKIREGLFPDQFFGRAGRPAPVLGQTELKVVKSPPAAPQEIQAITGATISSKAVVRIINASVQALRAGLGDALPATQPTVAAGGGA, from the coding sequence ATGAAAACCACCCTGCACATGCTGGCCACCCTATTGGCCGTGGGCCTGCTGGCGGGGGCCAGCCTGGCCCTGGTCTCCGGCTGGGCCCAGCCGATCATCACGGAAAACGAGACCCGCGCCAAGCTGGCCGCCGTGATGGACGTGGTGCCCGGCGGCGCTTCGTCCAAAACCCTGGCCGAGCTGGCGCCGGGGGCCCCGGCGGAGCTGGACGCCTATCAGGTACTGGACGCCCAGGGCCAGGTGCTGGGCTGGGCCGTGGTGGGCGAGGGCACGGGCTTCGCCGACAAGATCCGCCTGATCGTCGGCCTGAGCCCGGACCTGAGCCAAACCGTCGGGTTGAAAGTCCTGAAGGACAACGAGACCCCCGGGCTGGGCACCAAGATCCGCGAAGGCCTGTTTCCGGACCAGTTCTTCGGACGGGCGGGCCGGCCGGCCCCGGTCCTGGGACAGACCGAGCTGAAGGTGGTCAAGTCGCCGCCCGCGGCCCCCCAGGAAATCCAGGCCATCACCGGCGCCACGATCAGTTCCAAGGCCGTGGTGCGCATCATCAACGCCAGCGTGCAGGCTCTGCGCGCCGGGCTGGGCGACGCCCTGCCGGCTACCCAGCCGACTGTCGCCGCGGGAGGTGGAGCATGA
- a CDS encoding electron transport complex subunit E yields the protein MKGQLSTNQEILKGLWDQNPTLRQLLGMCPTLAVTVTAVNGVAMGLAVIFVLICSNLMISLVRNWIPSQVRIAAYIVIIATFVTVVDLTMKARFTELSQSLGAFIPLIVVNCIILGRAEAFASKNGPWRSILDAVGMGVGFTLTLTLMGALREILGSGRLFGAVVLPGWEPWVVMILPAGGFLTLALILGAVNLISSQRERQARQTLVEESRVTRRLKLSSAGATGVAGGEA from the coding sequence ATGAAAGGCCAACTGAGCACGAATCAGGAGATCCTTAAGGGCCTCTGGGACCAGAACCCCACGCTGCGCCAGCTGTTGGGCATGTGTCCCACCCTGGCCGTGACGGTGACCGCCGTGAACGGCGTGGCCATGGGCCTGGCCGTGATCTTCGTGCTGATCTGTTCGAACCTGATGATCTCGCTGGTGCGCAACTGGATTCCCAGCCAGGTGCGCATCGCGGCCTACATCGTGATCATCGCGACCTTTGTCACAGTGGTGGACCTGACCATGAAGGCCCGCTTCACCGAGCTCAGCCAATCCCTGGGGGCCTTCATCCCGCTCATCGTGGTGAACTGCATCATCCTCGGCCGCGCGGAGGCCTTCGCCTCCAAGAACGGACCCTGGCGCAGCATCCTGGACGCCGTGGGCATGGGCGTGGGCTTCACCTTGACGCTGACCTTGATGGGCGCGCTGCGCGAGATCCTGGGCAGCGGCCGGCTCTTCGGGGCAGTCGTCCTGCCGGGCTGGGAACCCTGGGTGGTGATGATCCTGCCCGCCGGGGGCTTTCTGACCCTGGCGCTGATCCTGGGCGCCGTCAACCTGATCTCCAGTCAACGGGAGCGCCAGGCCCGCCAGACGCTGGTGGAGGAGAGCCGGGTGACCCGGCGGCTCAAACTGAGCTCCGCCGGTGCGACCGGCGTGGCGGGAGGGGAGGCCTGA
- the rsxA gene encoding electron transport complex subunit RsxA, whose amino-acid sequence MDLLLIFLGAALVNNFVLSYFLGICPFIGVSGRLSSAFSMGMATTFVLVMTALVTWLVQTYILAPLGLEYLQTVAFILIVAALVQFVEMVIKKMSPALYRALGIYLPLITTNCAILGLALFIQLRGYGFLQSLVFGLGAGAGFTLALCLMAGIREELELAEVPDSLKGAGITLMVAATMAMAFMGFAGMI is encoded by the coding sequence ATGGACCTGCTGCTGATCTTCCTGGGCGCCGCCCTGGTGAACAACTTCGTGCTCAGCTACTTCCTGGGCATCTGTCCCTTCATCGGCGTCTCCGGCCGCCTGTCCAGCGCCTTTTCCATGGGCATGGCCACCACCTTCGTGCTGGTGATGACCGCCCTGGTCACCTGGCTGGTCCAGACCTATATCCTGGCGCCGCTGGGGCTGGAATACCTGCAGACCGTGGCCTTCATCCTGATCGTCGCCGCGTTGGTGCAATTCGTGGAAATGGTGATCAAGAAGATGAGCCCGGCCCTTTACCGGGCGCTGGGCATCTACCTGCCGCTGATCACCACCAATTGCGCCATTCTGGGCCTGGCCCTGTTTATCCAGTTGCGCGGCTACGGCTTCCTGCAGAGCCTGGTCTTCGGACTGGGAGCCGGGGCCGGCTTCACATTGGCCCTCTGCCTGATGGCCGGGATTCGCGAGGAACTGGAGCTGGCCGAGGTGCCGGACAGCTTGAAGGGCGCGGGCATCACACTAATGG